GCGCTGGGCGATCCCGCGCATTTCGCCCAGGACCTGGAGCGGGTGCTGGGCCTGTTTCCCCGCCTGGAGGAGCGCTTGGCCCAGCGCGGCGGGACGCTGTCGGGCGGCGAGCAGCAGATGCTGGCCATCGGCCGCGCCCTGATGAGCCGGCCCAAGATCCTGCTGCTGGACGAGCCGTCTCTGGGCCTGGCGCCGCTCGTGGTCCGCCAGATCTTCGAGATCGTCGCCGAGATCAACCGCCAGCAGGGAGTCACCGTCTTCCTGGTGGAGCAGAACGCCTTCCATGCCCTGAAGCTGGCCCATCGCGGCTACGTCATGGTCAACGGCAAGGTCACCATGAGCGGCACCGGCGCCCAATTGCTGGCCAACGAGGAAATCCGCGCCCACTACCTGGGGGGAAGCCACGGATGATCACCTCCGTTCCCGTCTTCATCGGGCTGACCATCGTGCTGTTCGGCGGCTGCGCCTTCATGACCGGCCAAGCCCTGGCCGCCACCTGGCGCCCCCTGTGGCAGGTGATCCCCTACGCCCTGTTGCTGGGCGCCGCCGACCGC
The DNA window shown above is from Magnetospirillum sp. 15-1 and carries:
- a CDS encoding ABC transporter ATP-binding protein encodes the protein MLRIEGLHSGYGRIQALHGIDISVAEGEIVALVGANGAGKTTLLMTICGNPRATAGKVRLAGEDITALPTHHIMRRGLAHSPEGRRIFPRMSVLENLQMGAALGDPAHFAQDLERVLGLFPRLEERLAQRGGTLSGGEQQMLAIGRALMSRPKILLLDEPSLGLAPLVVRQIFEIVAEINRQQGVTVFLVEQNAFHALKLAHRGYVMVNGKVTMSGTGAQLLANEEIRAHYLGGSHG